Sequence from the Sulfuricella sp. genome:
GAACTCCCGGGCGATGGGAGTGGTGACGAAGCTGTTGGTGGCGGTGATGATGGCGACCAGATCGGCGTCGCGCAGATGCTGCTTGACCAGTTCCCGGCCCTTGGCGGTGATGATGGGCAAAATCTTCTGCCGCATGAATTCCTGGTGCCAGAGATCGAGCTGGCTGCGCGGATGGCGCGCCAGCGGCTTGAGCTGGAAATCGAGAAATTCGTGGATGTCGAGCGTGCCGGCCTTGTACTGGTCGTAAAATTCCTGGTTGCGCGCTTCATAGACTTCCTGGTCGAGCACCCCCTGTTCGATCAGAAACTGGGCCCATTCGAAATCGCTGTCCCCGGCCAGCAGCGTGTTATCCAGATCAAAAAGCGCCAAACGCAAGATTTTTACTCCCGTCAAAATATTGGCCGGAAGTATATCGTAAAATAAGGGCATGAATTTCCCCGACGGCCTGCTTCCTCCCTCCTGGCAATGGCTTGCGCACCTGTTGTTCGTGGCGGTGCTGGCTTGGTCCGTGGCCGCGGCACCCTGGCGGCGCCTGCGCGACAACGAGCAGCTGCATCTCTTCCTGGGCGCGTGCGTGGCCCTGATGCTGTTGTGGAGCATCAAGACCGGCATCAGGCCGGGGCTGAATTTCCATCTCCTCGGCGCCACCGTCTTTACCCTGATGTTCGGCCCCTGGCTGGCGATCATGGGTCTGGGCGTGGTGCTGCTGGGGGTGACGGCGTATGGCCTGAGCGGCTGGGAGAGCTTTTCCGTCAACGGGCTGTTGATGGACGTGCTGCCGGTGATGACGAGCTATCTCGTTTACCGCCTGGTGGACAGCAAATTGCCCAACCATTTTTTTGTTTATATCTTTCTCAATGCCTTTATCGGCGCGGCTGTTGCCATGGCCCTGACCGGGCTGGTTGCGACCGGGCTGCTGGTGCTGGCGGGCGCCTATACGGCGGATTACCTGACCAGCAATTACCTGCCCTATTTCCTGCTTATGGGCTGGTCGGAAGCCCTGCTCAGCGGCATGATGCTCACCTTGCTGGTGGTGTATCGCCCGCAATGGGTGGCGACCTTCGACGATGCGCGCTATATCCGCAACAAATAGCCGCTTTGCGCGGGTTCGTTGTAACATCGCCAGCTGGCGCTGACAGACTAAGGAAACAAGAATGCCGAGACGGGTTTTGATTGCAGCGATCCTGGCCATGACTCTGCATGGTGCGCAGGCGGCAGGGACCAGGGATTTGCCCCCGGTCGTGATTTACGGGCCGGACCCCTGCCTCGCCTGCATGGAATGGGCCTATCACCTGATGGAGAACGGGTTTTCCGTGACTTTCAATGCCACGCGAGACATGGCGGCACTCAAGCGCCGTCTTGGCGTGCCGCAGAAGGCAGAATCCGTCCTGACCGCGAAGGTGGGGCGCTATTTTGTCGAGGGGCATGTCCCGGCTGAGGACATCAAGCAACTGCTGCTGGATAAACCCCGGGCCCGCGGCCTTGCCGTGCCGGGCTTGCCGCTTGGCGCGCCGGGTTTCGAGGGCGGCGATCCTACCTGTGAAGCTGGCTGCACGATCGTGGATGCGGGCAGCTCGGAGCGCGAATCCCAGCGCGAGCTGTACGATACCCTGCTGGTGGCGCCCAACGGCAAGACCAGCGTCTACGCAAGGCATTGAGTATTTAGCTGACAGCTGTCAGCCATCAGCCAAACCGGTTCTGCTGACAGCTAATCCCTGAACGCCAGAAATTCCCCGAACATGGCTTTTGCCCACTGGATGTCCTCTCCTCGCGGGTTCGGGTCGTGGGCTTGTTTGACGGTTTGCGCGATGAGGCCGTCGCCGCGGAACTTGTAGCGGGACTCGACGCGGGTCATTTCCATTGGCTCGACGCGGGTGAACACGTAGCAGGTGCTGTCGGGCAGCAGCTTTTCCGGCTCGACGCCTTGGGCGCGCGCGGCAATCTGGACGGCGGCGATGCGGCCCTGGCGGCTGGCCATCTGGCCGGTCTTGGGGTAATGGCCAAAGAGCGGGGAGGCCTTATCTATCATGTCGCCGATCAGGAACACCTTCTCGTCGTCCCGCGCATGCAGGTGAACCGGGTGCTGGCTGGCCCAGCCGGTGGGTTTCCCTTCACCGTCCCTGGCGATTAAACCCGCTTTCCACGCCAGATCGCCCGCTTGTTGCGGCGCCATGAGAATGGCGTCGTCGAAGCGGAAATCGTCGACTTCGGTCTGGATGACCTTGTTGAACGGATCGACGGATTTCACCCTGGTTTCGGACAGGTAGACGATTTGATCCGGATACTGCTCGCTGAAAATCCGGCTGAATCCCAGCACGTGCGAATTGGGGTCGAGGACGATGAGTTTTCCCTTGATCCTGCGCGATTTGAGCAGCGCCCCGATCATGCACGCCCGCTCGTAGGGCGAGGGTGGGCAGCGGTAGGGCATGGGCGGCAAGGTCATGATAAGGTCGCCGCCCTGGAAGTTGTCGAGCTTTTCCTTGAGCGCCCGCTGTTCGTTGCCGGGGATATAGGCGCAGGGATAGTGCTTCAGCGTGTAATCGGCTGCGCGCCGGTCATCGCCGTACCAGGTCGCGTAGTCGTAACGGATGCCCACGGCGAGAATCAGCCAGTCGTAATCCAGCGTGCCCAGTCCGGTGACGATGCGGCGTTTGTCGCGGTCGATATCGCTGACTTC
This genomic interval carries:
- a CDS encoding HAD family hydrolase, whose translation is MRLALFDLDNTLLAGDSDFEWAQFLIEQGVLDQEVYEARNQEFYDQYKAGTLDIHEFLDFQLKPLARHPRSQLDLWHQEFMRQKILPIITAKGRELVKQHLRDADLVAIITATNSFVTTPIAREFGVQHLIATEPEQVMGEFSGKVSGTPSFREGKITRLDGWLASLGLRWEDVSESWFYSDSLNDLPLLQRVSKPVAVDPDPTLKAHAEAHGWPVISLR
- a CDS encoding energy-coupling factor ABC transporter permease encodes the protein MNFPDGLLPPSWQWLAHLLFVAVLAWSVAAAPWRRLRDNEQLHLFLGACVALMLLWSIKTGIRPGLNFHLLGATVFTLMFGPWLAIMGLGVVLLGVTAYGLSGWESFSVNGLLMDVLPVMTSYLVYRLVDSKLPNHFFVYIFLNAFIGAAVAMALTGLVATGLLVLAGAYTADYLTSNYLPYFLLMGWSEALLSGMMLTLLVVYRPQWVATFDDARYIRNK
- a CDS encoding DUF411 domain-containing protein → MPRRVLIAAILAMTLHGAQAAGTRDLPPVVIYGPDPCLACMEWAYHLMENGFSVTFNATRDMAALKRRLGVPQKAESVLTAKVGRYFVEGHVPAEDIKQLLLDKPRARGLAVPGLPLGAPGFEGGDPTCEAGCTIVDAGSSERESQRELYDTLLVAPNGKTSVYARH
- a CDS encoding FAD/NAD(P)-binding oxidoreductase, encoding MSFNRRSFLAASAALCAALSAPLIGVAQQLLPPARGRRVVIVGGGWGGLSAARHLRDLAPELEVVLLEKNPRFWSLPMSNKWLTGLADDKYLAHDYQTAASAYGYTFIQAEVSDIDRDKRRIVTGLGTLDYDWLILAVGIRYDYATWYGDDRRAADYTLKHYPCAYIPGNEQRALKEKLDNFQGGDLIMTLPPMPYRCPPSPYERACMIGALLKSRRIKGKLIVLDPNSHVLGFSRIFSEQYPDQIVYLSETRVKSVDPFNKVIQTEVDDFRFDDAILMAPQQAGDLAWKAGLIARDGEGKPTGWASQHPVHLHARDDEKVFLIGDMIDKASPLFGHYPKTGQMASRQGRIAAVQIAARAQGVEPEKLLPDSTCYVFTRVEPMEMTRVESRYKFRGDGLIAQTVKQAHDPNPRGEDIQWAKAMFGEFLAFRD